A genome region from Drosophila albomicans strain 15112-1751.03 unplaced genomic scaffold, ASM965048v2 utg000300l_pilon, whole genome shotgun sequence includes the following:
- the LOC117577231 gene encoding uncharacterized protein LOC117577231 — MNPENINNFNNFNYTTNTINGEYCYSCQHYLPAGMQWHFHARTDIHKYNSIRPVDGRINMNPENINNFNYTTNTINGEYCYSCQHYLPAGMQWHFHARTDIHKYNSIRPVDGRIKQIVNGYKGRILQYMFENEGADVRMPMEFLNEAGLALIPHLECVMTTHLSSKCNFELFAEYMLIKEYDIQQEIKSFQSTMSQVTTGSDFTRFFESHKNVIDAKMSEFQEKDSGWTLTRIIRLELNVYKCDPTKGSNHFELPLKLKNRKAVVNVHNKDAFCFKWAIISALKPISRSYHCNSYGVEITSPIIEVNNIKIDFNGLSFPMEIRKIKEFTKRNPHISLNVFGYDEESDKIIGPLYCDGVEMRIHINLLFVDGPTAGIHGHYVWIKNISSLLAKQLGKHRVKRWFCNQCLQYSTSEERAAQHTLRCSRVVTEGPRKDQKISFKNHHRQLEVPFVVYADFECILEPVSLDVSVNTKIINKHVPVAFAYYIKCAFDSGLDKFVSKTGGDVARTFIKNLTSDLSDLYENHMKIVVPMHMTHNELDNFRKATICHICKGILNNDRVKDHCHFTGRYRGAAHNSCNLNYKTGDFIPVFFHNFSKYDSHLFVKELGEIEGEIKVIPLNKELYISISKYLPLRKNTLEIRFLDTIRFMPSSLDTLAGNLSEENFNVLKSQYKNKSDFELLRRKGVFPYEYLDSVEKLDETSLPPRSKFYSNLTESECSEEDYAHAIQGNLFFNLQS, encoded by the exons atgAATCCCGAGAATatcaacaacttcaacaacttcaactacaCCACCAACACCATCAATGGGGAGTATTGCTATTCCTGCCAGCATTACCTACCTGCAGGTATGCAATGGCATTTCCACGCTCGCAccgatatacataaatacaactCCATCCGTCCGGTGGACGGAAGAATCAACATGAATCCCGAGAATAtcaacaacttcaactacaCCACCAACACCATCAATGGGGAGTATTGCTATTCCTGCCAGCATTACCTACCTGCAGGTATGCAATGGCATTTCCACGCTCGCActgatatacataaatacaactCTATCCGTCCGGTGGACGGAAGAATCAAGCAGATTGTGAATGGGTACAAGGGACGTATTCTCCAATACATGTTTGAGAATGAGGGAGCGGATGTAAGGATGCCTATGGAATTCCTAAATGAGGCTGGATTAGCACTGATCCCACACTTGGAATGCGTGATGACTACCCACCTATCAtctaaatgcaattttgagTTGTTTGCTGAGTACATGCTAATAAAAGAGTATGATAttcaacaagaaataaaatcgtTCCAGAGCACAATGTCTCAGGTTACGACTGGATCCGACTTCACCCGCTTCTTTGAATCGCATAAAAATGTGATAGACGCAAAAATGAGTGAGTTTCAGGAAAAGGATAGTGGATGGACCTTGACACGAATTATTAGGCTGGAGcttaatgtttataaatgtgATCCGACAAAAGGATCTAATCATTTTGAGCTTccgcttaaattaaaaaatagaaaggcAGTTGTTAATGTACATAACAAAGATGCCTTCTGTTTTAAGTGGGCAATTATATCAGCTCTCAAACCAATAAGTAGATCATACCATTGTAATAGTTATGGTGTTGAGATTACGTCCCCAATAATTGAGGTGAATAACATAAAGATTGACTTCAATGGATTATCATTCCCGAtggaaattcgaaaaataaaagagttcaCTAAACGAAACCCTCACATAAGTTTAAATGTGTTCGGGTATGATGAGGAATCTGATAAAATAATTGGACCACTTTACTGCGATGGAGTGGAAATGAGAAtccacattaatttattattcgtcGACGGACCAACGGCGGGTATTCATGGACACTATGTAtggattaaaaatatttcatc TCTACTTGCCAAACAACTGGGTAAACATCGAGTTAAGCGTTGGTTCTGTAATCAATGCTTACAATACTCGACGAGTGAGGAGAGGGCGGCTCAACATACATTGAGATGTAGTCGGGTGGTTACCGAGGGACCAAGGAAGGATCAGAAGATTAGCTTTAAAAACCATCATCGTCAGTTGGAGGTTCCGTTCGTCGTGTATGCAGACTTTGAATGTATATTGGAACCAGTATCATTAGATGTAAGTGTAAACacgaaaattattaataagcaTGTGCCAGTAGCATTTGCATACTACATAAAGTGTGCATTTGACTCTGGCTTAGATAAGTTTGTTTCGAAGACAGGAGGTGATGTCGCTCgcactttcattaaaaatttaacgtCAGATTTGTCCGATTTGTATGAGAACCACATGAAAATAGTGGTTCCAATGCACATGACTCATAATGAGTTAGATAATTTTAGGAAAGCGACCATTTGCCACATATGTaagggtattttaaataatgatagAGTGAAAGATCATTGTCATTTTACAGGTAGATATAGAGGTGCAGCCCATAATTCCTGTAATCTTAATTACAAGACGGGTGATTTTATCCCCGTATTCTTTCACAATTTCTCCAAATACGattctcatttgtttgttaaagAACTTGGAGAAATTGAGGGAGAAATAAAAGTTATCCCTTTGAATAAGGAattgtatatttcaatttctaaatatCTCCCTCTAAGGAAAAATACGTTAGAAATCAGGTTTTTGGATACTATCAGATTCATGCCCTCTAGTCTAGACACACTCGCGGGGAATTTGAGTGAGGAGAATTTTAATGTGCTGAAATCACAGTACAAAAACAAGTCCGATTTTGAACTACTTCGCAGGAAAGGAGTTTTCCCATATGAATATTTAGATTCTGTTGAAAAACTAGATGAAACTTCTCTCCCACCGAGATCCAAGTTCTATAGTAATTTAACAGAGTCAGAATGTTCAGAAGAGGATTACGCTCATGCCATCCAA GGCAATTTGTTCTTCAATTTACAATCTTGA